A DNA window from Paenibacillus andongensis contains the following coding sequences:
- a CDS encoding response regulator transcription factor, which translates to MIHVLITDDDPFIRESLQLIIGLDENIKVVGTCMHGDEALAFIQNGVQVDVVLMDIRMPICDGVQGTLKIKQAYPHIAVLILTTFDDDEFIVQALRNGASGYLLKNISPDRIIQGIKTVEQGNLLIHPEIAKKLTTFIGTNSSSNIPAPKPLSGYGLTASEQAVVAQIAEGLSNKEIAQELFLSEGTVKNYITEILSKLNLRDRTQIAIFYLKKQSGTGS; encoded by the coding sequence ATGATACATGTGCTCATTACCGACGATGATCCATTCATCCGCGAAAGCTTACAATTAATCATTGGACTTGACGAAAATATTAAAGTTGTTGGTACGTGTATGCATGGAGACGAAGCTCTTGCTTTTATCCAAAACGGCGTCCAGGTTGACGTTGTCCTGATGGACATTCGGATGCCAATCTGTGACGGTGTTCAAGGCACGTTGAAGATTAAGCAAGCTTATCCTCATATTGCTGTGCTTATTCTGACCACATTCGATGATGATGAATTTATCGTTCAGGCCTTGCGAAACGGAGCCAGCGGTTATCTGCTCAAAAATATTTCGCCGGATCGGATTATTCAAGGAATCAAGACAGTAGAGCAAGGCAATCTTCTTATTCATCCCGAAATTGCTAAGAAATTGACGACCTTTATCGGTACTAATTCATCTTCGAACATACCTGCACCCAAACCACTTAGTGGATATGGATTAACTGCTAGCGAACAAGCTGTCGTAGCCCAAATCGCTGAAGGTCTGTCCAATAAAGAAATCGCCCAGGAGCTATTCCTGAGCGAAGGTACCGTTAAAAATTATATTACGGAAATTCTCAGCAAGCTGAATCTCCGAGATCGCACGCAAATTGCTATTTTTTATTTAAAAAAGCAATCAGGCACCGGCAGTTAA